The window GAAGACGCATAAGGAGAAGAATAAAAAGAAGTGTAAGTAAATATAAATGTTATGACAAAAGGAAAAAGTACTTGTAAACTACTGAAAGGTATTCGGCAGCAGATAGCGGATGCGAACGGTATCTGTTATCAGCCTAAAGAGTGTCATTACGAAGGGGAGTGTGCGGGTACGTGCCCTGCTTGTGAGGCGGAGATACGTTATTTAGAGACGCAGTTAAGAGAACGGAAACGCAAGGGATGGGGCATGAAGGTAGCTGGATTGGCTGCTGGACTTTGTGTTGCAACTGTTCCGCTAACATCGTGTCAGAATACTCCAAAGGGCTGTAATGTTGAGAATAAAGCTCAAGATTCTATAGATATGCCAGTTAGGGGTGAACAAGTAGTTATACCCAAAGCACTCACAACAGATTTGAAGAATGCTATCGTTATTAGTGGGCAAGTGTTGGATGCTTCTACTGGTAAGGCTGCTTCAGAAGTTAATGTTATGATATTAGGAGGTAAGAAGAGACTGTCTTTGGGTGAAGATGGAAGTTTTGCTCTGCAGGTTAATCGCAATGACACCCTTGTGTTTTCATCTTATGGGTTTGAGGATAAGGTGATAGCAGTGAAGTCTATTCGTAATCCTAATAATATGGTTGTCCGTTTAGAACCTTCTCTTGACGTAGTAGGGGAGATAGATAGGGAGTATTTAGAGAAAGAATTAGCCGACAGCACTGCTCCTCAATCACATAAAGAGAAATGCAATCAGAAATAACAGCACCGTTAATTGCCATTAATCGGCACAGACTCACTACGGATGGCGAAGGCGTAACAACATTGGTTGCCTTTCATGGTTGTCCGCTACGTTGCGAGTACTGCTTAAACGCTCAGTGCTTGCAGGCTGATGGTGTATGGTGCAGGCTGACACCCGGAGAGTTGTATAGTGAGGTGGAGATAGACGACCTTTACTTTATGGCAACGGGTGGCGGTATTTGCTTTGGAGGGGGTGAACCCCTCCTACGTTCGGATTTCATCAAGGCCTTTGCCGAGATAATGAACCCCGAATGGAAGTTGACGATGGAGACATCGCTCAATGTACCGCTTGAGAATATCAAAGCTATTGCCTCGTTGGTGCAGATGTGGTATGTAGATATTAAAGACATGAACCCTGATATCTACAAAGCATATGGATGTAAAGAGAATAAGCAGGTAATCAGTAATCTTCAATGGTTAGCTGCGAATGGCCATGCTGACAAGGTTATTATACGCTTACCGTTGATACCCGAATATAACACAGATGAAGACCGCCAGCAGAGCCAGCAACAGTTGGAAGAGATGGGCTTTACAAACTTTGATAAGTTTAATTATATTGTGCGGTAGTAGTATTCATCTTATACAATATACATAGCTCATCTTTCGTTTTTTACTTGAAAAGCATTATCTTTGCAATTAATAAAAGAAAGAGAGTATGAAGAAACCACTTATCATTTTATCAATTATATTTCTGTTGTTGCCAATTACAGTAACAGCACAGAGCTTCGACGCCTTATGGCAACAAGTAAATCAAGCTGAGCAAAAGGACTTGCCAAAGACACAAATCAGCTTATTACAGAAGATTGAACAGAAAGCACAGAAAGAGAAAGCCTATGGGCAAATCTTGGCTGCCAGTCTGTTAGCATCAAGGTTACAGACAGAGATTGCACCCGACTCTACTGAAGTAGAGTTTAAGCGATTGAAGGCAAAGGCAAAGATGGTCGAAGGTAAGGATGAGGTCTTGTCGGCTGTCTACAACTGTATCTTGGGTGTGATAGGTCGGAATGATGATGAGGGAAATGCTGAGGGTTACTTTAAGAAGGCTCTGGCAAACCCTTCTCTGTTGGCAAGTCAGAAAGCAGCAGACTTTAAGCCTTTAATAGTGGTAGGTAAAAATGATAATATCTTCAAGGGTGACCTGCTGCATGTTATTGGTATGCAGGTGGGTAACTACGACAAACTACATAGCTATTATAAAAGCGTTGGAAACCATGAGGCAGCTTGCTACATGGCCTTGCTGGGAATAAAGAATGAAAAAGAAAGTATTCCAAAGCTTGACTCACTCATTTTAGAGTATAGCGACTTACCGATATGTGGGGAAGTTGCGTTGAAGCGTTATGCCTGTATGGGAGAAGATACTCCAGTTGAGGAGAAGATAGCTTATATTGATAAAGCCCTTGTTCGTTGGGCATCATGGAAGCGAATAGTAGCTTTACGTAATGCTCGTGAAGAACTGACAAGACCAATGTTTGACGTGAGTTTTGATAAGCGTAATGTTAGTTCATCGGAGAAGAATAACTGGGTGAGGCTTAATACGCGCAATGTGTCAGATGTAGTCGTAACGGTAACACGTACGAAGTTGTTGGGAAATCATTCTCTCAATCTTGGGGATGAAAAAGACATGGTTAAGGTGATGGCAAGTCTGTTGCCAGCAACGAAGCAGACGATAAAGCGCACCTACACAGGTCATAAGGATTATGAAGAGGTGAAAGACTCTTTCTTAATGCCTACATTACCTTTGGGCGTTTACCTTATTAAGATAGAAACGCCTAAAAAGAATATTGTACCAAAATATGCTTTCTATTATGTCAGTGACCTCTATGTCATGAGCGAACTGCAACCAAAGAAGAAAGCACGATATGTTGTTGTCAATGTTGTGGATGGTCAACCAGTAGCAAATGTAACGGTTCAGGCTACCTATCCAAATTATAATGATAAGCCTTCTATCGTTAAGAAACTCGTTACGAACAAGAATGGAGAAGTCATATTTGATTCGGAAAGAACTACCCCTGACATCTATGTCTTTACGAATAAGGATAAAGCCTTTGAAGAAACTCAACTGGAGGGGTCGTATGATTACGATAAGGAGAACTATGACAAGATGGTAACTCAGGTCTTCAC of the Prevotella melaninogenica genome contains:
- a CDS encoding carboxypeptidase-like regulatory domain-containing protein; this encodes MTKGKSTCKLLKGIRQQIADANGICYQPKECHYEGECAGTCPACEAEIRYLETQLRERKRKGWGMKVAGLAAGLCVATVPLTSCQNTPKGCNVENKAQDSIDMPVRGEQVVIPKALTTDLKNAIVISGQVLDASTGKAASEVNVMILGGKKRLSLGEDGSFALQVNRNDTLVFSSYGFEDKVIAVKSIRNPNNMVVRLEPSLDVVGEIDREYLEKELADSTAPQSHKEKCNQK
- a CDS encoding radical SAM protein, whose protein sequence is MQSEITAPLIAINRHRLTTDGEGVTTLVAFHGCPLRCEYCLNAQCLQADGVWCRLTPGELYSEVEIDDLYFMATGGGICFGGGEPLLRSDFIKAFAEIMNPEWKLTMETSLNVPLENIKAIASLVQMWYVDIKDMNPDIYKAYGCKENKQVISNLQWLAANGHADKVIIRLPLIPEYNTDEDRQQSQQQLEEMGFTNFDKFNYIVR